The following are from one region of the Cloacibacillus sp. genome:
- a CDS encoding YciI family protein, translated as MFLVLTKYIKGMEEVDKFLPAHSVFLDGYYDRKKIIFSGRRNPRVGGAILFKVDTEEEVKAILAEDPFRINGITECEYYEIIPTKYDEDFAGFML; from the coding sequence ATGTTTCTGGTTTTAACAAAGTACATTAAAGGAATGGAAGAAGTGGATAAGTTTTTACCAGCCCATTCAGTATTTTTGGATGGGTACTATGACCGGAAAAAAATAATCTTCTCCGGACGGCGTAATCCTCGCGTTGGCGGAGCGATATTATTCAAAGTCGATACGGAAGAGGAAGTAAAGGCTATTCTTGCAGAGGATCCCTTCAGAATCAATGGCATTACCGAGTGCGAGTATTATGAGATCATCCCTACAAAATACGACGAAGACTTTGCCGGTTTCATGCTTTGA
- a CDS encoding gluconate 5-dehydrogenase gives MTSKNLFSLKGKVALVTGGARGLGFAMACALAEAGAKIAFNAKSRESIENGMQAYFAKGIEAKGYVCDVADETAVKGLFTSVNNDIGPVDILFNNAGIINRVAMIEMTAADFRRIVDVDLTGAFIAAKTAIPSMIQRGGGKIINVCGIMSEVGRETAAAYASAKGGLKMLTKNIAAEYGSYNIQCNGIGPGYMATALNEPLREKMPNGAMNPFDRFIRAQTPVGRWGDAKSDLAGPAVFLASAASDFVNGQILYVDGGFLSYLGRNV, from the coding sequence ATGACATCTAAAAATTTATTTTCCTTGAAAGGGAAAGTGGCGCTTGTTACAGGAGGGGCCCGCGGACTAGGTTTTGCTATGGCTTGTGCGCTGGCAGAAGCTGGGGCGAAAATTGCCTTTAACGCAAAGAGTCGTGAATCTATTGAAAATGGGATGCAAGCATACTTCGCTAAGGGTATCGAAGCAAAGGGTTACGTTTGCGACGTCGCCGACGAGACAGCAGTGAAGGGGCTGTTTACCAGCGTGAATAACGACATTGGGCCGGTGGATATTCTATTTAACAACGCCGGCATTATCAACAGAGTAGCGATGATCGAAATGACCGCTGCCGATTTCCGCCGAATCGTTGACGTAGACCTTACTGGAGCATTTATCGCGGCTAAAACGGCCATCCCTTCGATGATTCAAAGAGGCGGCGGAAAAATAATCAACGTCTGCGGTATCATGAGCGAGGTCGGACGGGAGACTGCGGCAGCGTACGCCTCAGCAAAGGGAGGTCTTAAGATGCTCACCAAAAACATCGCCGCGGAATACGGTTCTTACAACATCCAGTGCAACGGCATCGGCCCCGGCTACATGGCGACCGCGCTTAACGAACCTCTGCGCGAAAAAATGCCGAATGGCGCGATGAACCCCTTCGACCGTTTCATCCGCGCGCAGACTCCGGTAGGCCGCTGGGGCGACGCGAAATCCGATCTGGCGGGGCCTGCGGTTTTCCTGGCTTCCGCAGCCTCTGACTTTGTCAATGGACAGATATTGTACGTAGACGGAGGCTTTCT